A genomic segment from Ciconia boyciana chromosome 5, ASM3463844v1, whole genome shotgun sequence encodes:
- the HMGB2 gene encoding high mobility group protein B2: MGKGDPNKPRGKMSSYAYFVQTCREEHKKKHPDSSVNFAEFSRKCSERWKTMSSKEKGKFEEMAKGDKARYDREMKNYVPPKGEKKGKKKDPNAPKRPPSAFFLFCSEHRPKIKNDHPGLSIGDTAKKLGEMWSEQSAKDKQPYEQKAAKLKEKYEKDIAAYRAKSKSDAGKKGPGRPAGSKKKAEPEEEEEEEEDDEEEEEDEDEE, encoded by the exons ATGGGCAAAGGCGACCCCAACAAGCCGCGGGGCAAGATGTCCTCGTACGCCTACTTCGTGCAGACCTGCCGCGAGGAGCACAAGAAGAAGCACCCGGACTCGTCTGTCAACTTCGCCGAGTTCTCGCGGAAGTGCTCGGAGCGGTGGAAG ACAATGTCTagcaaggagaaaggaaagtttGAAGAAATGGCTAAAGGAGACAAAGCTCGTTATGACAGGGAGATGAAAAACTACGTTCCTCCCAAAGGcgagaagaagggaaagaaaaaggaccCCAATGCTCCTAAAAGACCACC ATCTGcgttcttccttttctgttctgaacACCGTCCAAAAATCAAAAATGATCATCCTGGCTTGTCTATTGGAGATACAGCAAAGAAATTAGGAGAAATGTGGTCTGAACAGTCAGCCAAAGATAAACAGCCATATGAACAGAAGGCTGCAAAACTAAAGGAGAAGTATGAAAAG GATATTGCAGCATATCGTGCCAAGAGCAAGAGTGACGCAGGCAAAAAGGGCCCCGGTAGGCCTGCAGGATCTAAGAAGAAAGCAGAaccagaagaggaggaggaggaggaggaagatgatgaagaggaggaagaagatgaggatgaggaaTAA